One window of Caldivirga sp. genomic DNA carries:
- a CDS encoding CBS domain-containing protein, with protein sequence MSFPPTYMRVVETLLELYNMHKRPIKSKEIADRLGMNEGTIRNIMVALKAMNLVDSKTGPYGGFIPSQKAVEFVKSPMVINPVNDIAQIYVNGKPLNVYATGIELVNVFNPYMSKAIIKILGNVKTIHPGDNVRIGPTINARIIVEGIVLEDNPLSKELVIVIKKLLAIPKIKVLDVMTKELAVVKHDEPLTSVAKVIADRKIRALPVVNNNGELMGLITSSDIAKAFSDGAFTALVKDYMRHEVPIISWDRDIYDAMRLMMSYNIGRLIVINQEQKPVGIVTRTDILRYLAPLS encoded by the coding sequence ATGAGCTTCCCACCAACATACATGAGGGTAGTGGAGACGCTGCTGGAACTATATAACATGCATAAAAGGCCGATAAAAAGTAAGGAGATTGCAGATAGGTTAGGGATGAATGAGGGTACTATAAGGAACATTATGGTTGCCTTAAAGGCAATGAACCTTGTGGACAGTAAGACGGGGCCATATGGTGGATTCATACCATCACAGAAGGCGGTTGAATTCGTTAAATCACCAATGGTGATTAACCCAGTTAATGATATTGCTCAAATATACGTTAATGGCAAGCCACTTAACGTCTACGCCACAGGCATTGAGTTAGTTAACGTATTTAATCCATACATGAGTAAGGCTATAATAAAGATCCTTGGAAACGTTAAGACGATTCACCCAGGTGATAATGTTAGGATTGGGCCAACTATAAATGCTAGGATAATCGTCGAGGGTATTGTATTGGAGGATAATCCATTATCTAAGGAATTAGTAATAGTGATTAAGAAACTTCTCGCAATACCGAAGATTAAGGTGCTTGACGTTATGACGAAGGAATTAGCCGTTGTTAAGCATGATGAACCCTTGACAAGCGTTGCTAAGGTAATAGCAGATAGGAAGATTAGGGCATTACCCGTTGTGAACAATAATGGTGAATTAATGGGTTTAATAACAAGCTCAGATATTGCTAAGGCCTTTAGTGATGGAGCCTTCACGGCATTAGTCAAGGATTACATGAGGCATGAAGTTCCCATAATAAGTTGGGACAGAGATATTTACGATGCCATGAGGTTAATGATGAGTTACAACATTGGTAGATTAATAGTGATTAATCAGGAGCAGAAGCCCGTGGGCATAGTGACTAGGACAGACATATTAAGGTACTTAGCACCCTTAAGTTAA
- a CDS encoding glycosyltransferase gives MQVALFTILSSLTGGHVRILEASSRYPRRPTFLIPKNYYVKLLNMLDVYFEGRFRDFVINNTVELPPMEITHFYAYPKYIYDAVSNIKRDLQYFDLFYVPHEHVGMMMLLKSIGIKWTALLQLTPVIGAIDIDLPMNPIRLMSLNLRLNGMGYIGDKLFEYLIAKAVLSGETVLSVSKSIPYEMKLMGLSAKVKVLDPGVGIDESCWRCGDKDIDLVFFGRLKREKGVFDFIRVLNIMHRRMGLKPKAVIMGAADDDTPRVVKARLRKLGLSEFTEVRVNLTRRELLSYLARARVFIYPTRLDSIGLVIIEALAHGVPVITYDIPAIRFNYRTRAVLRVPFRDINSMALVAAKLLNDEEYREQLANDGLMFIRRFDWTNVALNEWEMLGRIAYEEAEETSVKAPKVTNAIRVI, from the coding sequence ATGCAGGTAGCGTTATTCACAATATTATCCTCACTAACTGGGGGGCATGTGAGGATACTGGAAGCGTCCTCCAGGTACCCTAGGAGACCTACTTTCCTAATACCTAAGAATTACTACGTTAAGCTCCTTAACATGCTTGATGTTTACTTTGAGGGTAGGTTCAGGGACTTCGTAATCAATAATACCGTGGAGTTACCACCCATGGAGATAACCCACTTCTACGCTTACCCAAAGTACATTTATGATGCTGTAAGTAACATTAAGAGGGATTTACAGTACTTTGACTTATTCTATGTTCCACACGAGCATGTGGGCATGATGATGCTGCTTAAGAGCATTGGCATTAAGTGGACTGCCCTACTACAGTTAACCCCAGTAATTGGGGCTATTGACATTGATTTACCAATGAACCCAATAAGGTTAATGTCTCTGAACCTGAGGCTAAACGGCATGGGTTACATTGGGGATAAGTTATTCGAATACCTAATAGCTAAGGCAGTGTTATCTGGGGAGACTGTGCTTTCAGTATCTAAGTCAATACCCTATGAAATGAAGCTAATGGGTTTAAGCGCCAAGGTTAAGGTACTTGATCCAGGTGTGGGTATTGATGAGTCATGTTGGAGGTGCGGTGATAAGGACATTGACCTAGTGTTCTTCGGTAGGTTAAAGCGGGAGAAGGGTGTTTTTGACTTTATTAGAGTCCTAAACATTATGCATAGGAGGATGGGGCTTAAGCCTAAGGCAGTGATAATGGGTGCTGCTGATGATGATACACCAAGGGTAGTTAAGGCAAGGTTAAGGAAACTGGGGTTAAGTGAATTCACTGAAGTTAGGGTTAACTTAACGAGACGGGAACTGTTGAGTTACTTAGCTAGGGCAAGGGTATTCATATATCCGACTAGGTTAGATTCAATAGGCTTAGTTATTATTGAGGCTTTAGCCCATGGTGTGCCGGTGATTACTTATGACATACCTGCAATTAGGTTTAACTACAGGACTAGGGCAGTATTAAGGGTACCATTTAGGGATATTAACTCCATGGCTCTTGTTGCAGCTAAGTTACTTAACGATGAGGAGTATAGGGAGCAGTTAGCTAATGATGGCTTAATGTTCATTAGGAGATTCGACTGGACTAACGTTGCCCTTAATGAGTGGGAGATGCTGGGTAGAATAGCGTATGAGGAGGCTGAGGAGACTAGCGTTAAGGCACCTAAGGTAACTAACGCAATCCGTGTCATTTAG
- a CDS encoding SelD-related putative sulfur metabolism protein produces MKVSKEERISRFLNHVGKYASIGVNLASLALGCSVKVDLYNVLYPALSIVKRELGELNIKIAPREDVAVLKGSELEVMRIITSVDSPKLPINSINDFNPDSLILLVEAFQGNASDPDSFANVMIKLFRELAKINREIVIGKGHSIVSTQPNASVHVLDFIKTKIKDDAYTLVNNDTIQVIDPMDEIASRRQVSVALNNALNDLFSKGAFKDLEFYPIYDAPGEYNHKLFNEVKTYVNELGGKLHEVEQPNLGYLLIGSTVASRLDREPPMFYSEVKEGFKIVVTRPFGELSIIGTYVALHVDEELYDKFEKEIMSVDELEEIKEYALSQMAKPNIDVAKVIYGHLPEIGRKFNSDAHIAATIDISGPGIFVFKELAETANVKIRLSNIPLISPEVAEFAASNYVIADATAGTNGAVALVVSSELVDDVLTELGRIPGLKPMVIGEVIGRGEGALIVPDYVSKYIKDKAMLAKLTMASNILQGVARRHPALRLARAEIVVMGKVQGVGFRPLVRRNAKSLGLTGIAKNNEDGSVSIIAEGEEGNIRAFVESLRNINVVEIKELNIKWSNYKGEFTDFTIE; encoded by the coding sequence ATGAAAGTAAGCAAGGAGGAGAGGATTAGCAGGTTCCTGAACCACGTTGGCAAATATGCCTCAATAGGGGTTAACTTAGCGTCACTTGCATTAGGGTGTTCTGTTAAGGTTGACCTTTATAATGTACTGTATCCAGCGTTATCTATTGTTAAAAGGGAATTAGGTGAATTAAACATTAAGATAGCCCCACGTGAGGATGTGGCCGTTCTCAAGGGAAGTGAACTGGAGGTAATGAGAATTATAACTAGTGTTGATTCACCGAAGTTACCAATCAATAGCATTAATGATTTTAACCCAGATTCATTAATACTGCTTGTTGAGGCGTTTCAAGGCAATGCCAGTGACCCAGACTCATTCGCCAACGTTATGATAAAGTTGTTCAGGGAGTTAGCTAAGATAAATAGAGAAATAGTGATAGGTAAGGGACACAGCATAGTGAGTACGCAACCTAATGCAAGCGTTCATGTACTGGACTTCATTAAGACGAAGATTAAGGATGATGCATATACATTAGTTAATAATGATACAATACAAGTCATAGACCCTATGGATGAAATAGCATCCCGTAGGCAAGTCTCAGTGGCGTTAAATAACGCCCTTAATGACTTATTCTCTAAGGGTGCGTTTAAAGACCTTGAGTTTTACCCAATCTATGATGCACCAGGTGAGTATAATCATAAGTTATTTAATGAGGTGAAGACTTATGTTAATGAGTTAGGTGGGAAACTGCATGAAGTTGAGCAGCCTAATTTAGGCTACTTATTGATAGGCTCCACAGTGGCCAGTAGGCTTGATAGGGAACCACCCATGTTTTACAGTGAGGTTAAGGAGGGGTTTAAGATTGTTGTGACAAGGCCATTCGGTGAATTAAGCATTATAGGGACTTACGTTGCCCTTCACGTTGACGAAGAGTTATATGATAAGTTTGAGAAGGAGATTATGAGTGTTGATGAGCTTGAGGAGATTAAGGAATACGCGCTAAGCCAAATGGCTAAGCCGAATATTGATGTTGCCAAGGTAATATACGGGCACTTACCTGAAATTGGGCGGAAATTCAACAGTGATGCACACATAGCGGCAACAATAGACATCAGTGGACCAGGGATATTTGTGTTTAAGGAGCTTGCGGAAACCGCCAATGTGAAAATTAGGCTAAGTAACATACCGTTAATAAGCCCTGAGGTGGCTGAGTTTGCGGCATCGAACTACGTTATTGCAGACGCTACGGCAGGCACTAATGGAGCAGTTGCCCTAGTGGTCTCCAGTGAGCTAGTTGATGATGTGCTTACTGAACTAGGAAGAATACCGGGTTTAAAACCCATGGTCATAGGCGAAGTTATTGGAAGAGGTGAGGGTGCTTTAATTGTCCCAGACTATGTGTCTAAGTACATTAAGGATAAGGCAATGCTTGCTAAGCTCACCATGGCGTCCAACATTCTTCAGGGTGTTGCTAGGCGGCATCCCGCATTAAGGCTTGCAAGGGCTGAAATAGTGGTTATGGGGAAAGTTCAGGGTGTTGGCTTTAGGCCATTGGTTAGGAGGAATGCGAAATCCCTTGGATTAACTGGTATTGCTAAGAATAATGAGGATGGTTCAGTCTCCATAATTGCGGAGGGTGAGGAGGGTAATATTAGGGCTTTCGTAGAGTCATTGAGGAACATTAATGTTGTGGAGATTAAGGAATTAAACATTAAGTGGAGTAACTATAAGGGTGAGTTCACGGACTTCACAATAGAATAA
- the hemC gene encoding hydroxymethylbilane synthase, translating to MIIRIATRGSALSIKQARIVMDRILEFNKDVEFKLIIVKTTGDVNLSKPLYEIGVKGIFEREVNHAVLRGEADVAVHSLKDMPAQISNDLVLAMTPPRDDPRDALVSLRQYNVDTLPSNSTVGTSSLRRRGFLLSLRRDINVKPIRGNVDTRIRKLKDNEYDALIMAIAGLERLSISVNVSEISPELMPPAPGQGIIGVVARRDREDLIKVLRRSNDEETFKEAAAERAFLSRIGAGCHVPLGGLALLDGERINFTYGIVDPDGFEKFINSIRLNAVDPEEAGKLAAEDLLRNARGLVTRLLKHT from the coding sequence ATGATTATTAGGATTGCCACAAGGGGTTCAGCATTATCCATTAAGCAAGCTAGAATAGTGATGGATCGAATACTTGAGTTTAATAAGGATGTTGAGTTTAAGCTCATTATAGTTAAGACTACTGGTGATGTTAATTTAAGTAAGCCGCTTTACGAAATTGGGGTTAAGGGGATCTTCGAGAGGGAGGTTAACCATGCGGTTCTCAGGGGGGAGGCTGACGTGGCTGTACATAGCTTAAAGGACATGCCGGCGCAGATAAGTAATGATCTAGTGCTTGCGATGACGCCTCCAAGGGATGATCCAAGGGATGCCTTAGTATCCCTCAGGCAGTATAACGTGGATACGTTGCCCTCTAACTCCACAGTAGGTACATCAAGTCTCAGGAGGAGGGGATTCTTACTTTCACTGAGGCGCGACATCAACGTGAAGCCAATTAGGGGTAACGTTGATACAAGGATTAGGAAGCTTAAGGATAATGAATACGATGCATTAATTATGGCTATTGCAGGTCTGGAGAGGCTTAGCATTAGTGTTAATGTGAGTGAAATAAGCCCTGAGTTAATGCCACCAGCCCCTGGGCAAGGTATAATCGGTGTTGTTGCTAGAAGGGACAGGGAGGATTTAATTAAAGTGCTGAGACGCAGTAATGATGAGGAAACCTTCAAGGAAGCTGCAGCTGAGCGCGCCTTTCTAAGTAGAATAGGGGCAGGCTGCCACGTACCTTTAGGGGGTTTAGCGTTACTTGATGGCGAGCGCATTAACTTCACTTATGGGATAGTGGATCCTGATGGCTTTGAGAAGTTCATTAACTCAATTAGACTTAATGCGGTAGACCCGGAGGAGGCTGGTAAATTAGCTGCTGAGGATTTACTTAGGAATGCACGTGGATTAGTGACTAGGTTGCTTAAGCATACCTAG
- a CDS encoding ATP-dependent DNA ligase, with the protein MEFSNIVSVLKLVEATTQRTVMAKALSSLLTKTPPQVIDKVIYFLLGSLRPDWEGVELGLAERLTLKAISMATGLPMRQVEELYKKLGDAGEVAKRAIEIKKSKGVGGTIFDFIGTGVRKTLTISKVYDTLMAIAKASGEGAQDTKVKLLSSLLTDAEPDEAKYITRFVIGRLRLGVADMTILDALSDAFDVNRDLLEKAYHVYPDLGKIAKTLAEGGEDAVKAIRVTPGVPIQPMLAERLSSPKEILNKLGGVAMCEFKYDGERMQIHKLKDGTVKIFSRRMEDITNQYPDVAEYAREAINAEEFIVEGEGVAVDPYTGEFKPFQELMHRKRKHNIKEAIEEYPINLYLFDVMYVNGQDLTDLPLPDRKKVLFSIIKPHDHVYHAEWIITDDADLLEKFFLDAISSGCEGVMCKSIKIGSVYEMGARGWLWIKYKRDYKSELSDTMDLVVVGAFWGRGKRAGAYGALLLAAYDPDSDQFYTVCKVGSGFTDEDLKKLPQMLEPYKIPHRHPRVVSKMEPDVWFTPGLVLEITGAEITMSPLHTCCSTMLKGDVGLAIRFPRFTGRYRTDKRPEDATTVKEIFEMYGSQKKVKVTDQTP; encoded by the coding sequence CTGGAGTTTTCCAACATTGTATCAGTACTTAAGCTAGTGGAGGCTACAACGCAAAGGACCGTTATGGCTAAGGCTCTTTCAAGCCTACTTACTAAGACTCCCCCGCAAGTAATTGATAAGGTCATATACTTCCTATTAGGTAGCCTTAGACCTGATTGGGAAGGCGTGGAGCTAGGGTTAGCCGAGAGGCTTACGCTTAAGGCAATATCAATGGCCACAGGCTTACCAATGAGGCAGGTTGAGGAATTATACAAGAAGCTTGGTGACGCTGGTGAGGTGGCTAAGAGGGCTATTGAAATTAAGAAGAGTAAGGGTGTTGGTGGAACAATATTCGACTTCATTGGTACTGGCGTTAGGAAAACATTAACGATTAGTAAGGTTTACGACACCCTAATGGCCATAGCTAAGGCATCTGGGGAGGGTGCACAGGATACTAAGGTTAAGTTACTATCAAGTCTACTAACTGACGCTGAACCAGATGAGGCTAAGTACATTACTAGGTTCGTGATAGGGAGACTGAGGTTAGGGGTAGCTGACATGACAATCCTAGACGCCTTATCAGACGCCTTCGATGTGAATAGGGATTTACTGGAGAAGGCTTATCACGTTTACCCGGATCTCGGTAAGATAGCCAAGACCCTGGCTGAGGGGGGTGAGGATGCTGTTAAGGCAATTAGGGTTACACCAGGTGTACCAATACAACCAATGCTGGCTGAGAGGCTGAGTAGCCCTAAGGAGATTTTGAACAAGTTGGGTGGGGTTGCGATGTGTGAATTTAAGTATGATGGGGAAAGGATGCAGATACATAAGCTTAAGGATGGTACAGTTAAGATATTCAGTAGGAGGATGGAGGACATAACGAACCAATACCCTGATGTAGCTGAATACGCCCGTGAGGCGATTAACGCAGAGGAATTCATAGTTGAGGGTGAAGGCGTCGCTGTTGATCCATACACTGGTGAGTTTAAGCCATTTCAAGAGTTAATGCATAGGAAGAGGAAGCACAATATTAAGGAGGCTATTGAGGAGTATCCCATTAACCTATACTTATTTGACGTAATGTACGTTAATGGACAGGACTTAACAGACCTACCCTTACCAGATAGGAAGAAAGTGCTGTTCTCAATAATTAAGCCTCATGATCACGTATACCACGCTGAGTGGATAATAACTGATGACGCTGACTTACTTGAGAAATTCTTCCTTGACGCAATATCATCAGGCTGTGAGGGCGTTATGTGTAAGTCAATTAAAATAGGCTCAGTCTACGAGATGGGGGCTAGGGGTTGGTTATGGATTAAGTATAAGAGGGATTATAAGAGTGAACTATCAGACACAATGGACCTAGTTGTAGTTGGCGCATTCTGGGGACGTGGCAAGAGGGCTGGAGCCTACGGTGCACTCCTCCTAGCTGCATACGACCCTGACTCAGACCAATTCTACACGGTCTGTAAGGTTGGAAGCGGCTTCACCGACGAGGATCTTAAGAAGCTACCGCAGATGCTTGAGCCATATAAAATACCCCATAGGCACCCCAGGGTTGTGTCTAAGATGGAACCCGACGTGTGGTTTACACCAGGTCTAGTGCTAGAGATAACCGGCGCCGAGATAACAATGTCCCCTCTCCACACCTGCTGCTCAACAATGCTTAAGGGTGATGTTGGGTTAGCGATAAGGTTCCCAAGGTTCACTGGTAGGTATAGGACTGATAAGAGACCTGAGGACGCAACCACTGTTAAGGAGATATTTGAAATGTATGGAAGCCAGAAGAAGGTAAAGGTAACTGACCAAACACCCTGA
- the radA gene encoding DNA repair and recombination protein RadA — protein MPQVRRREKADEVEEPIDNEEDTEVVAKPPVVTVPQSQSQSYDVEEIEGVGRVTAQKLRESGYNTALDVAYAGVKELADVLGSEDRARQIIAAAQRLVGLNNFVTALEVYERKRNVQYISTGVKALDELLGGGIETRAITELAGEFGSGKTNFCHQLSVMVQLPEDKGGLNGRALFIDTENTFRPERIVQIAKYRGLDPKEALKNIFYARAYNSDHQMLIVDEAKKIISKENIRLIIVDSLVAHFRSEYPGRENLAERQQKLNHHIAQLLKLADIYNVAVVVTNQVIAQPDMFFGNPLKPAGGNVIAHGATYRIWLRKGKENIRVARILDSPMHPESEATFKITEEGLIDGEQQ, from the coding sequence ATGCCGCAGGTAAGAAGGAGGGAGAAGGCTGATGAGGTGGAGGAGCCTATTGATAATGAGGAGGATACTGAGGTGGTTGCTAAACCACCAGTGGTTACTGTACCTCAGTCTCAATCGCAATCATACGATGTTGAGGAAATTGAGGGTGTAGGTAGGGTTACAGCCCAGAAGCTTAGGGAGTCAGGCTACAATACAGCCCTAGACGTAGCCTACGCTGGGGTTAAGGAGCTTGCAGATGTTCTTGGTAGTGAGGATAGGGCTAGGCAAATCATAGCTGCTGCCCAGAGGCTTGTTGGCTTAAACAACTTCGTGACTGCCCTTGAGGTATATGAGCGGAAGAGGAATGTTCAATACATTTCAACTGGTGTTAAGGCTCTTGATGAATTACTTGGTGGAGGGATTGAGACTAGGGCTATAACTGAGCTTGCGGGTGAATTCGGGTCAGGTAAGACTAACTTCTGCCATCAGTTATCAGTAATGGTTCAGCTCCCTGAGGATAAGGGTGGTTTAAATGGTAGGGCTCTATTTATTGACACTGAGAATACGTTTAGGCCTGAACGCATTGTTCAAATAGCCAAATACAGGGGACTTGATCCTAAGGAAGCCTTAAAGAACATTTTCTACGCGAGGGCATACAATAGTGATCACCAAATGCTTATAGTTGATGAGGCTAAGAAGATAATTTCCAAGGAGAACATTAGGTTAATAATAGTTGACTCATTAGTTGCACACTTTAGGTCAGAGTACCCAGGTAGGGAGAACCTTGCTGAGAGGCAGCAGAAGCTTAACCACCATATTGCTCAATTACTTAAATTAGCCGACATATACAATGTTGCAGTGGTAGTCACTAACCAAGTAATAGCACAGCCCGACATGTTCTTTGGGAATCCATTGAAGCCAGCTGGAGGCAATGTTATAGCTCATGGAGCCACGTACAGGATTTGGCTTAGGAAGGGTAAGGAGAACATTAGGGTAGCCAGGATTCTTGATTCACCAATGCACCCTGAAAGTGAGGCAACATTCAAAATAACCGAGGAAGGGCTTATTGATGGTGAACAACAGTAG
- a CDS encoding FAD-dependent oxidoreductase, whose product MARKVVVIGAGAAGASAAARARRLDPEAEVTLIEKGPLISHAPCGIPYYIGGVVKDAGELAIYSPEEFARERRINVRVNAEAIDIDSTRHLVLTREGNDVVKYEWDALIIATGAKPIIPPIEGSDLKGILTLRLPHEAPRLREEALRAGKVAVVGGGYIGLELAEALRALGKRVMLFEMMPHVLPTTFDEDMAKIIHEELTRNGVELHLGERVVGFKGDDEVKGILTEKGEYEVDKVFMGVGVKPDVDLALKAGVKLGETKAVYVNEYMETSVPGIYAAGDVAETWSMINGRRMYVALAPPANKMGQVAGANAVKGRFLKFPGVLGTAITKVFNLYVARTGLTERQAREWGFKPYSATVKVKTTAHYYPEGGSATIRLTADEDSGRVIGAQVIGTDRLVAGYIDAAAALIGKGATVDDFFFADLSYSPPTAPVWHGLIVAARVLSRGKY is encoded by the coding sequence ATGGCTAGGAAAGTAGTTGTAATAGGGGCTGGGGCTGCAGGTGCATCAGCGGCGGCTAGGGCTAGGAGGCTTGACCCTGAGGCTGAGGTGACTCTCATTGAAAAGGGACCGTTAATTAGCCATGCACCCTGTGGAATACCATACTACATAGGTGGTGTTGTTAAGGATGCGGGTGAATTAGCCATATATAGTCCAGAGGAGTTTGCTAGGGAGAGGAGGATTAACGTTAGGGTTAATGCTGAGGCTATTGACATTGACTCAACGAGGCACTTAGTGCTTACTAGGGAGGGTAATGATGTGGTTAAGTATGAGTGGGACGCATTAATAATAGCCACTGGGGCTAAGCCAATAATACCCCCAATTGAGGGAAGTGACCTAAAGGGTATTTTAACCCTAAGACTCCCCCATGAGGCGCCTAGGCTTAGGGAGGAGGCTCTGAGGGCTGGTAAGGTGGCTGTGGTTGGGGGTGGTTACATAGGCCTTGAGTTAGCTGAGGCTTTAAGGGCTTTGGGTAAGAGGGTGATGCTGTTTGAAATGATGCCTCACGTATTACCGACAACATTCGATGAGGATATGGCTAAGATAATACACGAGGAGTTAACTAGGAATGGTGTTGAACTACACCTTGGTGAAAGGGTAGTGGGCTTTAAGGGGGATGATGAGGTTAAAGGTATCTTAACGGAAAAGGGTGAGTATGAGGTTGATAAAGTATTCATGGGTGTTGGGGTTAAGCCTGACGTGGACTTAGCCCTAAAGGCTGGTGTTAAGCTTGGTGAAACTAAGGCAGTCTACGTTAATGAGTACATGGAGACCAGTGTTCCAGGCATTTACGCTGCGGGTGATGTGGCTGAAACGTGGAGTATGATAAACGGGAGGAGAATGTATGTTGCCCTCGCACCTCCAGCCAATAAAATGGGGCAAGTGGCAGGTGCCAATGCGGTTAAGGGTAGGTTCCTTAAGTTTCCTGGAGTGCTTGGAACAGCAATAACTAAGGTGTTCAACCTTTACGTTGCCAGAACCGGCTTAACCGAGAGACAGGCGAGGGAGTGGGGGTTTAAGCCCTATTCAGCGACTGTTAAGGTTAAGACAACTGCCCACTATTATCCAGAGGGGGGCAGTGCTACGATAAGGCTTACTGCAGATGAGGATTCTGGTAGAGTTATTGGAGCTCAGGTAATTGGTACGGATAGGCTTGTTGCCGGCTACATTGACGCGGCAGCAGCCTTAATAGGCAAGGGGGCTACTGTCGATGACTTCTTCTTCGCAGACCTATCATACTCACCACCAACTGCGCCAGTGTGGCATGGATTAATAGTTGCTGCCAGGGTTCTTTCAAGGGGGAAGTACTAG
- a CDS encoding aldose 1-epimerase translates to MRLREGSSEAIIYEKGAYLYSWSIGGRDVILKGNLDAPTRGGMAILIPYANRVKGAEYVFNGVKYTLPVKWWPPREDHAIHGLVLDKDFIVKESTVNSALLNYVLRHSGYPSILDILVKYELGGDSLKVSFTIRNIGSSDAPLTVGAHPYFLVSSDWNIRTGGESYQCEAVDKIPTGRLIRRELSKGEWDDCFIVDDPIELTSSYSGITITRVNMKYLQVYTGIPNAVAVEPMSGAPDAYHNGMGLITIKPNETREFSFTIKVTRIPT, encoded by the coding sequence ATTAGGCTTAGGGAAGGTAGCTCTGAGGCTATTATTTATGAGAAGGGGGCTTACCTATATTCATGGAGTATTGGGGGAAGGGATGTGATCCTAAAGGGTAATCTTGATGCACCAACTAGGGGAGGTATGGCTATATTAATACCGTACGCCAATAGGGTTAAAGGAGCTGAATACGTGTTTAATGGAGTTAAGTATACGTTGCCTGTTAAGTGGTGGCCACCTAGGGAGGACCATGCAATCCATGGTCTGGTCCTTGATAAGGATTTCATAGTGAAGGAATCAACCGTTAACTCCGCCTTACTTAACTACGTGCTTAGGCATAGTGGATACCCATCAATACTAGATATCCTGGTCAAGTATGAACTCGGTGGTGATTCATTAAAGGTGAGTTTCACAATAAGGAACATCGGATCCTCAGATGCGCCACTCACAGTTGGGGCTCACCCTTACTTCCTAGTTTCCAGTGACTGGAACATAAGGACTGGTGGGGAATCATATCAATGTGAGGCAGTGGATAAGATACCTACAGGTAGGTTAATAAGGCGTGAATTAAGTAAGGGTGAGTGGGATGACTGCTTCATTGTTGATGACCCAATTGAATTAACCTCATCATACTCAGGAATAACCATAACTAGAGTTAACATGAAGTACCTCCAAGTCTACACTGGTATTCCTAATGCAGTAGCTGTTGAACCCATGAGCGGAGCACCTGACGCATATCATAATGGAATGGGTCTCATAACCATTAAGCCCAATGAGACTAGGGAATTCTCATTCACAATAAAGGTAACTAGGATTCCTACTTGA
- a CDS encoding sulfurtransferase TusA family protein, which produces MNTQYEINVSGMSCPTPLNIVARELVKVPIGSRFVIKTDDYVCYMMLLRFLKILGESIESNVEHDNAYIIVAIRNS; this is translated from the coding sequence ATGAATACGCAGTATGAGATAAACGTTAGTGGTATGAGTTGCCCCACGCCATTGAATATAGTAGCAAGAGAATTAGTTAAAGTGCCTATTGGATCAAGGTTCGTAATAAAGACTGATGACTACGTGTGCTACATGATGCTTCTAAGATTCTTGAAAATACTGGGTGAGTCCATTGAAAGTAATGTTGAGCATGATAACGCTTACATAATCGTAGCAATTAGGAACTCTTAG
- a CDS encoding FHA domain-containing protein, which yields MQNNKGNTTLNVKDLGTETTRHVEQKPVKRIRITFIESTVDSLKNTAVDLDVVYFDSITIGRAPDNIVVVPDITVSRKHAMISKDPSGSIVLVDLNSKNGTYVYNNGVFERVNKVELRDGIVVRLGIYTILKINLIQG from the coding sequence ATGCAGAATAATAAGGGTAATACAACACTTAATGTTAAGGACCTGGGGACAGAAACCACTAGGCATGTGGAGCAAAAGCCTGTTAAGAGAATTAGGATAACTTTCATAGAATCAACGGTTGACTCACTTAAGAACACTGCAGTAGACCTTGACGTGGTTTACTTCGATTCAATAACTATAGGGAGGGCACCAGACAACATAGTGGTTGTACCGGATATAACAGTCTCAAGGAAGCACGCAATGATATCCAAGGATCCCAGCGGCTCAATAGTACTAGTTGACTTAAACAGTAAGAACGGCACATACGTGTACAATAATGGTGTTTTCGAACGCGTTAATAAAGTTGAATTAAGGGATGGGATAGTGGTAAGGTTAGGAATATACACTATATTAAAGATAAATCTAATTCAAGGCTAA